From the genome of Nomia melanderi isolate GNS246 chromosome 14, iyNomMela1, whole genome shotgun sequence, one region includes:
- the IRSp53 gene encoding insulin receptor substrate 53 kDa — protein sequence METEELTRLVDEIYKNILDKFNPGARQLINAGKAYLKALHGAAAASRVYVDALSKLALQAQLGTWGGSKDVGYALMRIVEVYKQIQEQEMNILKAFYVDLLVPLETNLEKDTKVVQSEQKKFLQQHKTRSETYSKAAATMKKQRKKSRGASKSGLAMDKELKNMQILEEEKSKLDAFCEQSLKNAMTQERRRYGFVLERQCSLAKHYASFHEVALSALHPSVDKWREVAATREYLPQSVEDMFASRLRQVSFWPEDEENGGSELTMSSQLRKTRSMDSSCLELRPGPPSGNVSSTTYQGPSSHLPTALSRARSEANLHASTLSLDPEVPEIPPRPRSMAPPASRNSSSGGGGGSGTGVSSGGWGDAPLARAVYAYLSSGENQLSFLEDDLIALMGDRQKGWQFGENLRTHSSGWFPLAYTEIIIDDALGSPSHGTNNGRASEPQAVPPCKPPPSRAPVTPSSMDEVSSGFHGVGNNNANNSNNNNSSSTPTIVPNSNSSHNLATPTARQSKPIRPSGTLPTVLAGGRRIQPPAPPVPPPQVVTSLHSSNDSGFSNEPPAQPDIDYSDDEAMRQRRRKPRADRIAEAAKQHQHHQQQQQQHQQHQQHQQHQQHQQHQQHQQHQQHQQQQQQQKEEKSSGGKDWENDSWKTIPRDEKSWQLYRTAMDLWAESNANQSNENGEGRYTSNRHYDSQDRKNGRDYSVRGTMENGPSRKSGKKSQEKQKNEYESRGHGNSSHKSKSTSNEEQSRSSSRRKNDQEQDRRESKRGKDHEETEEDEIELEEEEEDSYSARIEYQKYDGKKYYTDRVDSQERNSRRGYRNSEQEEPKYENEKSSSASSSGTDDESTITIPETGRKVEHIAQKLEQTAQKYAREHSPPKFIERRDYRSFDRREEKQAPPPYERYNETERNRGPQRYERERDRYFEKSTPMRKTSTYERDRTFEKNPDRNRNVERASGRRFERPRPPSEEAPERPTEPRSVYRERRFSDKEEAIYGETRFVREVTVDKERGYESNFETKLERTKVIERHGYQNSLGQGNLQKFPRNEQRSLEKNDTNNNTLKDDNRKPLLPRQTTAVGHLIQTGRAFDDSKSPKLVKRTKSFWRFRRDSDVLEGMALWQHRSLVDIPKMIKKESKDDSGNSEEPKKQTPEGSPNSRHSLETRNSDVTITNETRPEDLKPAERSHVPEKSDYFEDFPTPAERPKAVERSEYRMHQEERSYFMGNVSRKAIIEKERKRSLEAKRNMIVAELKENNEAKRNERRKKYTDDEDGMTQNFSETEASDEESTYSCIVVKDQTVAEKTLLPRTKLRRDSDRERDKNTCGPWYDLWGVDASVNKKKKKQQ from the exons GGTACGCGCTGATGAGGATCGTCGAGGTCTACAAGCAGATACAGGAGCAGGAGATGAATATC CTGAAGGCGTTCTACGTCGACCTGCTGGTCCCCCTCGAGACGAACCTGGAGAAAGACACGAAGGTGGTCCAG AGCGAGCAGAAGAAGTTCCTGCAGCAGCACAAGACCAGGTCCGAAACGTACAGCAAGGCGGCAGCGACGATGAAGAAGCAGAGGAAAAAGTCGAGGGGCGCGAGCAAGAGTGGCCTCGCCATGGACAAAGAGCTGAAGAACATGCAGATCCTCGAGGAGGAGAAGTCCAAGCTAGACGCCTTTTGTGAGCAGAGCTTGAAGAAT GCGATGACGCAGGAACGAAGGAGGTACGGCTTTGTTCTCGAGCGACAATGCTCCTTGGCGAAACATTATGCGAGTTTTCATGAGGTCGCATTATCTGCTCTTCATCCCTCGGTTGATAAGTGGCGCGAGGTAGCTGCTACCAGGGAATACTTACCCCAATCCGTGGAAGATATGTTCGCCTCCAGACTCAGG CAAGTTTCATTTTGGCCCGAGGACGAAGAAAATGGTGGTTCGGAGCTCACGATGAGCTCGCAGTTGAGGAAGACCAGAAGCATGGACAGCTCTTGCTTGGAACTTCGACCTGGACCGCCTTCCGGAAACGTGTCGAGCACCACTTATCAAGGCCCATCATCACACTTACCTACTGCTCTGTCTAGAGCTAGGTCGGAAGCCAACCTTCATGCTTCGACGTTATCTTTGGACCCGG AGGTCCCGGAAATCCCGCCGAGGCCGAGGTCCATGGCGCCTCCAGCGTCACGCaacagcagcagcggcggcggcggcggcagcggcactGGGGTGAGTTCCGGTGGTTGGGGCGATGCACCCCTTGCGAGGGCTGTCTATGCCTATTTGAGCTCCGGGGAAAATCAGCTGAGCTTCCTGGAGGATGATCTCATCGCGTTGATGG GAGATCGTCAGAAGGGCTGGCAATTCGGGGAGAATCTGCGCACGCACAGCTCCGGATGGTTCCCACTGGCGTACACAGAAATTATTATCGACGATGCTCTTGG ATCGCCAAGTCATGGAACAAACAATGGCCGCGCGTCGGAGCCACAGGCGGTTCCACCGTGCAAGCCTCCACCCTCGCGGGCTCCGGTGACACCGAGCAGCATGGATGAAGTGTCGAGTGGTTTCCACGGGGTGGGAAACAACAACGcgaacaacagcaacaacaataaCAGCAGCAGCACTCCGACTATCGTGCCGAACAGCAACAGTTCTCATAATCTAGCTACGCCCACTGCACGCCAATCCAAACCG ATCCGTCCGTCGGGCACGTTGCCCACAGTTTTGGCCGGCGGCCGCAGGATACAGCCACCTGCTCCGCCAGTTCCGCCGCCGCAGGTCGTCACGTCGCTTCACAGCAGCAACGACAGCGGGTTCTCGAACGAGCCGCCGGCCCAGCCCGACATCGACTACAGCGACGACGAGGCAATGAG ACAACGAAGAAGAAAGCCGCGCGCCGATAGAATAGCCGAGGCGGCTAAGCAGCACCAACACcaccaacagcagcagcagcagcatcagCAGCATCAGCAACACCAGCAGCATCAGCAGCATCAGCAGCACCAGCAGCACCAGCAGCACCAGCAGcaccagcagcaacagcaacaacagaaAGAGGAAAAGTCGTCCGGCGGCAAGGACTGGGAGAACGATTCCTGGAAGACGATACCCAGGGACGAGAAGAGCTGGCAACTGTACAGGACCGCGATGGACCTGTGGGCGGAGTCGAACGCGAACCAGAGCAACGAGAACGGTGAAGGCAGGTACACCTCTAACCGCCATTACGACAGCCAGGACCGGAAGAACGGCAGAGACTACTCGGTCCGTGGCACCATGGAGAACGGACCTAGCAGGAAGTCCGGCAAGAAGTCCCAGGAAAAGCAGAAGAACGAGTACGAAAGCCGCGGCCACGGCAATTCCAGTCACAAGTCCAAGTCGACCAGCAACGAGGAGCAATCTAGGAGTTCGTCTCGGAGGAAGAACGACCAGGAGCAGGATCGCCGCGAGTCGAAGAGAGGCAAGGACCACGAGGAAACCGAGGAAGATGAAATCGAGttggaggaagaagaagaggacaGCTACAGTGCCAGGATCGAGTATCAGAAGTACGACGGAAAAAAGTATTACACGGACAGGGTAGACAGCCAGGAGCGCAATTCTCGACGCGGCTACCGCAATTCGGAGCAGGAAGAGCCTAAGTACGAGAACGAGAAGTCGTCGTCGGCCTCTTCGTCCGGCACCGATGACGAGAGCACGATCACCATACCGGAGACTGGCCGGAAGGTCGAGCACATCGCTCAGAAGTTGGAGCAGACCGCGCAGAAGTACGCCAGGGAGCACAGTCCGCCGAAGTTCATCGAGCGTCGGGACTATCGCAGCTTCGATCGCAGGGAGGAGAAGCAGGCGCCGCCGCCTTACGAAAGATACAATGAAACCGAGAGGAACAGGGGCCCTCAGAGGTACGAGCGCGAACGGGATCGTTATTTCGAGAAGTCCACGCCGATGCGGAAGACGTCTACCTACGAAAGGGACAGGACCTTCGAGAAGAACCCCGACAGGAACAGGAACGTTGAAAGAGCTTCCGGTAGACGGTTCGAGAGACCCAGGCCGCCTTCCGAGGAAGCGCCCGAGAGACCCACCGAGCCTAGAAGCGTCTACAGAGAGCGTAGATTCTCCGACAAAGAGGAAGCTATCTACGGAGAAACCAGGTTTGTCAGAGAGGTAACCGTCGACAAGGAGCGCGGGTACGAGTCGAACTTCGAGACCAAGCTGGAGAGGACGAAGGTGATCGAGAGACACGGATACCAGAACTCGTTGGGGCAGGGGAACCTTCAGAAGTTCCCTAGGAACGAGCAACGGAGTCTGGAGAAGAACGACACTAATAACAACACTTTGAAGGACGACAATAGGAAACCTTTGCTACCTAGGCAGACCACTGCGGTTGGACACCTGATTCAAACCGGCAGAGCCTTCGACGACTCCAAGAGTCCTAAATTGGTGAAGAGGACTAAGTCTTTCTGGAGGTTCAGAAGGGATTCCGATGTCCTCGAAGGCATGGCTTTGTGGCAGCACAGGTCTTTGGTGGATATCCCCAAGATGATTAAGAAGGAGTCGAAGGACGACAGTGGGAACTCTGAGGAGCCTAAGAAGCAGACTCCGGAAGGCAGCCCTAACTCCCGGCACAGTCTGGAGACGAGGAATAGCGATGTGACGATCACCAACGAGACTCGGCCGGAAGATCTGAAGCCTGCTGAAAGGAGTCACGTGCCGGAGAAGTCTGATTATTTCGAGGATTTCCCTACGCCGGCCGAGAGACCTAAAGCTGTAGAGAGGTCGGAGTACAGGATGCATCAGGAGGAGAGGTCCTACTTCATGGGCAACGTGTCTAGAAAGGCTATTATCGAGAAAGAACGGAAGCGCAGCTTGGAGGCTAAGAGGAATATGATTGTAGCCGAGCTGAAGGAGAATAATGAGGCGAAGAGGAACGAAAGGAGGAAAAAGTACACCGACGATGAGGACGGAATGACGCAGAATTTCAGCGAGACCGAGGCGTCCGACGAGGAGTCCACGTACAGCTGCATCGTCGTTAAGGATCAAACAGTCGCTGAAAAGACCCTGCTACCGAGGACTAAGCTCCGCAGGGACTCGGATCGGGAAAGGGATAAAAATACGTGCGGACCTTGGTACGATCTCTGGGGGGTGGATGCCTCGgtgaacaagaagaagaagaagcaacaGTAA